The genomic DNA CATTACTTAAATATAATCAGGAAGAATATTACGATAATGCACGTAAAGCGTTACCGCGCTTAACGTCGGCTCAACGTTTGATTGATATTCAGTTCATAGATTACTCCCACCAAGCTCTCTTAGACCAAATGAAGGGGAGTTTTGCTGAGTTTAATCAACATTATCGCTTTATGGTTGATAACCCAGAAATCGCTCATACTTACTTTGTTGAAAATCAAACGGCGATAGTTGCATCGTTTGATAAATGGCGTAGTGAGTTCAAATCTATTTATGAAGCAATAGAAGTCGCGCAAGCAGAGCTTAGAAAACTGATAGATGATGAAGTTACTATTGCGACATTAGTGCTGGAAGTTGGCGTCGTTATTGCGGTTTTGCTTTCTATTTTTATTACTTGGACTGTTACGAATGCCGTGTTAGCACCATTGCGTCGTCTAACCGCTACAATGAACGATATTGCATCGGGCGAAGGTGATTTGACTCAACGTGTAGCGGTGGAAAGTAAAGATGAAATTGGCGAATTAGCCTCTGCATTCAATCAGTTTACATCAAAAATTCAGCATACGATTCGTGATGTCACAAGTATTGTGCAATCGGTTCGTGAAGAAAGTCATAACATTCATAAAGAGAGTGAAGCAATTCTAGTTGCTGTTACTGAGCAACAAAATGAAAGTGCACAAGTTGCTACAGCTGTACACGAGATGAGTGCAACCAGCGACAGTGTGAGCTCTCACGCTAATGAAGCTGCAGAAGCGACCCGTGTTGCTAATAATGAATCAGAAGCCGCAAAAGAAACATTAGGTTTTACAGTGAGCTCTATTCACCAGCTTGCGAATGAAATCGAATCTTCCAGTGCTGTGGTGAGTAATTTAGAGCGAGATGTAGGCAATATTGCTTCTATTCTTGATGTCATTCGCGGTATTGCCGATCAAACAAACTTATTGGCATTGAATGCGGCTATTGAAGCGGCACGTGCTGGTGAGCAAGGCCGTGGCTTTGCGGTAGTTGCCGATGAGGTACGTTCACTTGCAAGTAAAACACAATCTAGCACGGGAGAAATCCAAGTGATGATTGAGCGCTTGCAGCAAGGTGCTAATGAAGCTGTATCCGCAATGGAATTAAGTCGAGAAAGTGGTACTCGTACTGTAGACCAAGCGAATAGTGCCAATGAATCACTGAATGCAATTGGTCAATCGATTGAAGTCATTAATGAGATGAACTTGCAAATTGCTACAGCGGCAACTCAACAGAGCCAAGTGAGTGAAGATGTAAATCAGAATATTCAAGCCATCGCAGATAAAAGTCAGGCAATGTTGGATAAAGTCCAATCAACAGAGCAGTCATTTGAGCAATTAGCGAATGAATGTGAGCAACTTGATAGACTAATTCATCAATTTAAAGTTTAAATAATTTAGACTTTTAATCCATAAAGGCTGGTTGGTTATTAATAACTGCCAGCTTTTTTGTTTTTTATTGGCTAGATATTCAATTAATCAGAAGTTATTTATTGTTTTGAGTGATTAAGTAAAAATCCCTTTCATATCATTGGCAGCGCAATGTTATCATTATGCCGCCATGTAATAGAAGCCATATACATACTGGACAGAAAAGGCGATTAGACAGTGCTAACATCGAAGTTATTGAAAGGGATCCCTCATAATCATGATGATATTCATGCTTTATTGACCGACGATTCAGGTGGTTTTATTCAAGCTATTTTGGATTGTATGCCTATGCCTGTATTTTATCGTTGTAAAAAAGGTATTTATCTTGGCTGTAATCATGCGTTTTCTGAAGTTATAGGTTTGCCTAAAACAGAAATTATTGGCAATAACTTGTTCCATGTTTTCCCCAAAGAGCAGGCTGAAACCTATTTAGAGAATGATGCTCAGTTATTAGATAAACCGGGAAGAAGTGTTTATGAAAGTGAAATGCAGACTTTCGATAAACGTAATTTCTATGTCCGTTTTCATAAAGTCTCTTTTAATGATCGAACGGGTAATGTTGCGGGTTTCTTGGGAATGTTTGAGGATCTCACTGAACAAAAAAAGATGGAGCAAGAGCTACATCGTTTAGCGACGCGTGATCATCTTACCCAAATTTATAACCGTCGTGCGATAGAAACTAAACTAATAAAAGAAATTGTTATCGCGATTAAATATTATCGTACCTTATCCGTAGCCATGTTGGATCTCGATGGCTTTAAAAAATTAAATGATAATCACGGTCATCAATGTGGAGATAGGTTATTACAATGTGTCGCCAATCAATTATTAGGGCAACGGCGTTCCAGTGATTATATCGGTCGCTTTGGTGGTGATGAGTTCATTATTATTATGCCACATACGCTATTAGGTGGTGCACAGGAATATACCTTTAAGTTGCGACGCTATCTGGAAACGCACTGCTTTAAGGCGTTCCCATCGGAAGTGGGTGTCAGTGTGGGTGTTGCGTCACTTAGCCCTGATGACATGGTAGGGAAAAGTGCTTCACAGATACTGGATGAATTAATTGCACAAGCCGATAGTGCGATGTATCGCGATAAAAGATTCGGGCGTACATCCACTCTGGC from Photobacterium sanguinicancri includes the following:
- a CDS encoding methyl-accepting chemotaxis protein is translated as MQWFNNLSFRFKVAAPTTLVTIVFLAILTVIFVVFADQRNAETLMNDEVEPVLVQLDEGYRDMYQVIAAGQGVLLAGGDQALLKYNQEEYYDNARKALPRLTSAQRLIDIQFIDYSHQALLDQMKGSFAEFNQHYRFMVDNPEIAHTYFVENQTAIVASFDKWRSEFKSIYEAIEVAQAELRKLIDDEVTIATLVLEVGVVIAVLLSIFITWTVTNAVLAPLRRLTATMNDIASGEGDLTQRVAVESKDEIGELASAFNQFTSKIQHTIRDVTSIVQSVREESHNIHKESEAILVAVTEQQNESAQVATAVHEMSATSDSVSSHANEAAEATRVANNESEAAKETLGFTVSSIHQLANEIESSSAVVSNLERDVGNIASILDVIRGIADQTNLLALNAAIEAARAGEQGRGFAVVADEVRSLASKTQSSTGEIQVMIERLQQGANEAVSAMELSRESGTRTVDQANSANESLNAIGQSIEVINEMNLQIATAATQQSQVSEDVNQNIQAIADKSQAMLDKVQSTEQSFEQLANECEQLDRLIHQFKV
- a CDS encoding GGDEF domain-containing protein; the encoded protein is MLTSKLLKGIPHNHDDIHALLTDDSGGFIQAILDCMPMPVFYRCKKGIYLGCNHAFSEVIGLPKTEIIGNNLFHVFPKEQAETYLENDAQLLDKPGRSVYESEMQTFDKRNFYVRFHKVSFNDRTGNVAGFLGMFEDLTEQKKMEQELHRLATRDHLTQIYNRRAIETKLIKEIVIAIKYYRTLSVAMLDLDGFKKLNDNHGHQCGDRLLQCVANQLLGQRRSSDYIGRFGGDEFIIIMPHTLLGGAQEYTFKLRRYLETHCFKAFPSEVGVSVGVASLSPDDMVGKSASQILDELIAQADSAMYRDKRFGRTSTLAKDASVGS